In a single window of the Limnochorda sp. L945t genome:
- a CDS encoding N-acetylmuramoyl-L-alanine amidase family protein: MRRGAGAHALGGLVLATAILAGWSRPAWPAPAAARFEGRPLAGRAVVVDPGHGGIDSGCVAGGFYEKDVVLPIGLQLARLLRAAGARAGLTRIQDMELGHMRTGPGSRYRRDLATRVAVSRRLGPDAYVSLHANSSRDAGMSGVMTFYAPNRPEGRVLALRLLEALRPVMPGNQNAALPGDLYVLRTNPFPAVLVELGFLTHPRDRAVLTSLEGQERLADALFSGVTSYLTGPDGGGIDDPPELREQPLPSRLLPRSGSPSGTLAQPSALRLLPAPPEAGPDPVPAVRTSVDPAFCPHHEDS; encoded by the coding sequence ATGCGCAGGGGGGCAGGCGCGCACGCGCTGGGAGGGCTCGTGCTGGCCACGGCCATCCTGGCGGGGTGGAGCCGGCCCGCCTGGCCCGCGCCGGCCGCAGCCCGCTTCGAGGGCCGCCCTCTGGCCGGCAGGGCCGTGGTGGTGGACCCCGGCCACGGCGGCATCGACAGCGGCTGCGTGGCCGGGGGCTTCTACGAAAAAGACGTGGTGCTTCCGATAGGCCTGCAACTCGCCCGCCTGCTGCGGGCCGCCGGAGCGCGCGCCGGCCTCACCAGAATCCAGGACATGGAGCTCGGACACATGCGAACCGGCCCCGGTTCGCGCTATCGCCGGGATCTCGCCACCCGGGTGGCCGTCTCCAGGCGACTCGGGCCGGACGCTTACGTCAGCTTGCACGCCAACTCCTCCAGGGATGCGGGGATGAGCGGCGTCATGACCTTTTACGCACCCAACCGCCCCGAGGGCCGGGTGCTGGCCCTCCGGCTGCTGGAAGCGCTTCGGCCGGTGATGCCCGGTAACCAAAACGCCGCGCTCCCGGGCGACCTGTACGTCCTGCGCACCAACCCCTTCCCCGCCGTACTGGTGGAGCTCGGCTTCCTTACTCACCCCAGGGACCGGGCCGTCCTCACCAGCCTCGAAGGGCAAGAGAGGCTGGCCGATGCGCTCTTCTCCGGCGTCACCTCGTACCTGACGGGGCCGGACGGTGGAGGTATCGACGATCCACCCGAGCTCCGGGAGCAACCCCTGCCGTCCCGGCTGTTGCCGCGCTCCGGCTCGCCCTCCGGTACCCTGGCGCAACCCTCCGCCCTCCGGCTGCTCCCGGCCCCTCCCGAGGCGGGCCCGGATCCGGTACCCGCCGTCCGCACCAGCGTGGACCCCGCCTTCTGCCCGCATCACGAGGATTCCTGA